From one Paenibacillus terrae HPL-003 genomic stretch:
- a CDS encoding TRAFAC clade GTPase domain-containing protein — MSFLSNLFRRKPQAAPRPLFYDIVCPYCFSKFSPEEVVFRASHHREDDEDYALGEDELLNKYRERFGLDSVHDMEAILHPLDVPEEHRLYSDHVLTGLTDRYGELTRRRLCPHCHNELPVTAGKVPSNIISIIGASQAGKSVYMTSLIHTLQHVTADHFDAACMPLNAEISRKFRTMYEEPLFERGDLLTSTQKEKMQEPFIFQFVFKDEEKPPLTLVFFDVAGEGMVDQDYLGLHGQHIKNSAGILFMVDPLQIRSIRERIKINIGDKPGEFVSQYDEPRDVVLTMFGDFIAYQEKGKTDIPTAIVLTKSDMLTALADEEGTYIKTNSNIFNPMEHRKYMDLDEFANIDGEVRRFIEKVDKPFKGTMDVYFTDTAYFAVSALGSNPVEQKLQGLVSPIRVDEPFIWLLYKLKYIEGRESQ; from the coding sequence ATGAGTTTTCTTAGCAATTTATTCAGAAGAAAGCCGCAGGCAGCACCAAGGCCGTTATTTTATGATATTGTGTGCCCTTATTGCTTTAGTAAATTTTCCCCGGAGGAAGTTGTATTCCGTGCTTCCCACCACCGTGAGGATGACGAGGATTACGCTTTGGGCGAGGATGAGCTGCTGAACAAATATCGGGAGCGCTTTGGTTTGGACAGTGTGCATGATATGGAGGCCATTCTTCACCCCCTTGATGTTCCTGAGGAACATCGTTTGTACTCGGATCATGTACTGACAGGTCTGACGGATCGCTACGGCGAGCTGACACGTCGCAGATTGTGTCCGCATTGCCATAATGAGCTGCCTGTGACTGCAGGCAAGGTGCCGAGTAATATCATTTCGATTATTGGAGCTTCGCAGGCGGGGAAATCCGTCTATATGACCTCCCTGATTCATACGTTGCAGCATGTTACGGCCGATCATTTTGATGCGGCTTGTATGCCGTTGAATGCGGAGATCAGCCGCAAGTTCCGTACGATGTATGAGGAGCCGTTGTTTGAGCGAGGGGATCTGCTGACCTCTACACAGAAAGAAAAGATGCAGGAGCCTTTTATCTTCCAGTTTGTGTTTAAGGATGAGGAAAAACCGCCACTTACGCTGGTGTTTTTTGATGTCGCCGGTGAGGGGATGGTCGATCAGGATTATCTGGGTCTGCACGGGCAGCATATTAAAAATTCGGCGGGTATTCTGTTTATGGTCGATCCGCTGCAAATTCGCTCTATTCGGGAGCGTATCAAGATCAATATCGGCGACAAGCCGGGCGAATTTGTTTCGCAATATGATGAGCCGCGTGATGTCGTACTTACGATGTTCGGTGATTTTATCGCCTATCAGGAAAAAGGGAAGACGGACATTCCAACTGCCATTGTCCTGACCAAAAGCGACATGCTCACTGCGCTGGCAGATGAAGAAGGCACGTACATCAAGACGAACAGCAATATTTTTAATCCAATGGAGCACCGGAAGTATATGGATTTGGATGAGTTTGCTAACATTGATGGCGAAGTGCGACGGTTCATTGAAAAGGTGGATAAGCCGTTCAAGGGCACGATGGATGTGTATTTTACAGATACGGCTTATTTTGCGGTTTCCGCCTTGGGCAGTAATCCGGTGGAGCAAAAGCTGCAAGGGCTGGTTAGTCCGATCCGTGTGGATGAGCCCTTCATATGGCTGCTTTACAAGCTGAAGTACATTGAGGGGAGAGAATCACAGTGA
- a CDS encoding MarR family winged helix-turn-helix transcriptional regulator: MGSEVYPVCLPWEEESTMYLIKCIFTTVRREIETALRPLGLTSPQSQTLYILAMSPGVTNTDLEKLLLVDKSSVTSLVNGIVKKNWAVRKSHPQDARMKQIYLTEEGLKIHKVAEHTVEQIKSSVGETLSVGELETLRGLLKKTLHNYHSANARVRTDI, encoded by the coding sequence ATGGGAAGTGAGGTGTATCCCGTTTGTCTTCCCTGGGAGGAAGAGAGCACGATGTATTTAATTAAATGCATTTTCACAACAGTCCGGCGCGAGATTGAGACGGCGTTGCGTCCTTTGGGGCTTACCTCCCCGCAATCGCAGACGCTTTATATACTGGCAATGTCGCCTGGAGTGACCAATACGGATTTGGAAAAGCTGCTGCTGGTTGATAAATCAAGCGTCACCAGCCTGGTTAACGGGATCGTTAAGAAAAACTGGGCAGTACGCAAAAGTCACCCGCAAGATGCGCGTATGAAGCAGATTTATTTGACTGAGGAAGGCTTAAAAATTCACAAGGTAGCTGAGCATACAGTTGAGCAGATTAAAAGCTCGGTAGGAGAAACGTTATCTGTAGGGGAATTAGAGACGCTCCGAGGTCTGTTGAAAAAAACACTTCACAATTATCATTCTGCGAACGCCCGCGTTAGAACGGATATATAG